The uncultured Fretibacterium sp. DNA window CTTGGATCGTTCTTTTAAATAAAATAAACTATGATTTAATCAGCGCTTCCCTAGGTATCAGTCTCCTTCGCTGTTTGTGCTCGAAAAACTTATTTACCGCGAATAACTGCCACTTGATGAAGCTCCTAAGCGAACCGGCACAACTGGTGAAAAAGCTAAGTGATCGACACAACTCGCGTTGCTCGTTGGTCGCCTACTTATCACTGCGTTCGTTGGCCGTCTGCTTATGTGAGCCTTTTTTATCTCCTCTCACCCCCGACTGTTGCATTTAGATTGTACATCCAAGTATAATAAAGTAGCGGATTAATAAGGAGAGGGTTGAAGCCCTTACTGTGGGAGGAGGCGGTATATTGCTTTCGGGGAAAAAGGCTCGGGGAGGATTCGCAGGGCTGGCCCTGCACGAGGACTCCTTACGTTACCTTGAACTGGAACGCAATGGAGCGGGACTGCGCGTAACGAGGCAGGAGTTTGTCCCTGTACCTGCAGGGGGCGTCGTTAAGGAATCGCTGCAGAAGGTGGGGATGATGGAGAGGGCTTTTGAAGACCTCAAATCCCAGGTGGGGAAGTTTACGTCCCCTATAATTTTGGGGGTCCCTTCAAGAGATGTGACCTTGCGTTTGGTCGAATATCCAAGGATGCCGCTGGGGGATATTCGCGATGCACTGTCCCTTGAATTCGAGAAATATTTTCCCTATCCCTGGGCCGAGTCGGCCGCCGATATCACCGAGGTAGAGGTCCCGGCTCGGGATGCTTCGGCCAAATCGACGGTCTTGGTGGCCACATGCAAGTTGGATTATATGCGTGATCTTTTGAGAACGGCCGAGCGCGCCGGTATCCCGATTGCGGCCGTCGAGCCCATGAATGTTGCGTTCTTTCGGGCCTCCATTGGACCACGTGCTCGTGACGACGCCTATTTCGTCGTCGGTGTTGAGCCGGAGGTGACGCATATTATCTTGGGGTACCGGGATAACGGCATTCTCTATCGGTCCACACTGATAGACCTGGTGCAACCCGAACGCCGCAACTCCGAGACGGATTTGATGCCTATCCTCAAGGACGTTCAGAACACGATGATCTTCGCCGGCAACCAGTATCGGGGAATCGAGATCCACAATTTGATCCTGGGCGGCAGCATCGGAAACAACCCGAAGTTGAAGTCCTTCCTGGAGGCCGGGGTATCCGTCAATGTCTCCATCTCCGATGTTTGGTCTACCTGGGGCACGACGTCGCCCTTGGGCAGCGTTCCAGGGTATGATTCGGCCTTTGGACTCGCTCTGAGGAATCTGCTATGAGGGTTCAATTCGACCTCCGGCCCGCAGAGTATTTGGAGCGGGAGCGCAAGCGTCATTCTTTCAATTTCGTTCGTCTTCTGGCCGTTTTGCTTTTGCTGGCCTTCTTTGCAAGCAGTGGCTATTATATCGTTTTGGCCTTCCTTGAAACTCAGGATCTGCAGTCGCAAATCGAGATAACGGAGGGGGAGATCGCCGACCTCGAGGTCAGCCGTACGGCTCTGACCGCCGAGATCACTCGCTTGAAGGAGCAGGAAGGGCAGTTCAGGAAGACCCTTGAGATCATGCAGAGCGAACCCCCGACCCTGGAGGTGCTGAACGCCTTGGAGGCACACATGGAGCGGGGCGTTGGGGCAAATTCCATACGATTCGTCTCGGGCGCAAGGGAGGATAAAACAGTCTTCTATACCGTAACGGTCGATGCCTCGGCGGCGACGGAGGAGCAGATCATCGCCTTGACGGATGGGCTGAGCGGCAGTGGGCTCTTCAGTACGGTCACCATGCCCTCCACGAAAAAGGACGAGAAGACGGGACGGGTGTCCTTTACCCTTACATTGGTCGCTCGTCCCTTTGGGCAGGGGGTCCCCGAGGGAGGACGTCAATGAAGGACAACAAAGTTGCGGTGTTGGGGCTGTTATTTTTCCTCCTTTGCGCGGGGGTCGGCGGCGCTGTCTATTACCTGGGGGGACGCCTGAACGAACTTCATGCCCGAGCCGATGAGCTGGAGCAGCAGCGGGTTGACCTGGAGAGCGCCACGCAGGCGCTGGTGGCTCAGAAGACCGTCTTTACCAATGCGTTCAAGGAGCTCGAGAGCTACAGCGTCAACGTGGCCCTGAACGAGATGGCCTTCTACTCCGACGTCCAACAGGTTGTGCAGAACAACGCGGTGGAGATCATGTCCACCCGTCAGCAGGGTGTGAATTCAGAGGGCGTCAGCGCCATAGCGATGACGGTGCGGGGGGAGTATTACGCATTGATGCAGGTTCTGGCGGCATGGCGCAACCTCCCGACGACGGTGAGGGTGTCCACCCTCACCCTGGGGGCCGATAAGTCCGCGGGGTCCTCCTCGGAGGCCCTTCGGGGCTGGGTCCAGGCCGATGTGACGGTGGAGGCCATCGTCGCTCCCAAACCTTAGGAGGGTGGGACTATGGCGAACCAGATGGGATGGCGGGAAGCTTGGGGTACCGCATGGAACAAGCTCACGGGGGTTGACAACGAAGGATCGGCCAGGGGCGTCCGTCTTTTGTTTTTCCTATTGTTCCTGTTGGGCACGCTTGGAGCGGGATATCGTTGTTATGAGATGCAGCTGTTGGGGCAGACGAAGGACTTCGTTCCCTCCACGACGCCTCAGACCGTGGAGTCCGACAAGAGTCGTCTGGATGCCATGATTGAACAGGTTCGATCCGCCTCGGCGCTGCGTTCGAACAGTTTTGTCTGGGCGCGGTCCATGAAGGATCTGAATAAGAACATCTTCGATGATCCGACAAAGTGGGTGGAGGTCCCAAGCGGTGAGGGGCCCGTTTTACCGCAGGTTGATGTTGTCCTCGAACCTCCGCCCGACATTGTGGTCCGCGCTATCATGATCTTGGGCAAGGAACGTAAGGCCGTCATGGATATAGCGGGGCTGGGGTCGGGAATGATCGTCCGCCAGGGCGATACTTTTATGGGGAAGAAGGGGCGTATCGTTAAAATTGTCGCCGATAAGGTTGTCGTCCGATGGGCGGGCAAGAACTGGGATATCGCCCCTGGCTTTTGACGAGGAGTGAGGAAATGATGAGACGAATGATTTCCAGGATCCTATGGGCAGCGTTTTTGTCTTTCTCGATCGCAGCCTTTTGTTGCCCGGTCTTTGCCGCCGGGAACCGGAAGGACGGGGATGCACTTGCGGGGCTGCCGGTCCTGGCGGATGTCGAGATGTATCCGATCGGCGATGCGGAGGTCGTCGTCGGCTTCAAAGGGAAGGGGCTGCCCGAGCCCGAGACCATCTTCAATGTGAATCGTGTACGGATAACCTTTAAGGAGGTACGCCTGGATGCCTCCGATTTGACCGACCGTTCCGTGACGGTTCCGATGCTCTCCAGTGTCAGTACTCTCCAGGTCTCCCGGGACGTCGTCATCGAGATGACCGCGGAGAGCCCCCTGCAGCTCCGGTCGATGCGCGGCGTCGCGCCTGCGGACTCCTATACTCTGCGTTTCATCACCTCCGCAAAAGCAGAAAAGATAGTCCAAGAGCCGGCCGCGACGAGGGTTGTCGTAAAAAAGCCGGTCCCGACGGGGCCTTTTGCCAGTATGACCCCGATAACCCTGGACCTTCGGGATACGGAGCTCCGGGACGTCTTCCGCATGCTGGGGGCGCACCTGAAGAAGAACATCATCATC harbors:
- the pilM gene encoding pilus assembly protein PilM; the protein is MGGGGILLSGKKARGGFAGLALHEDSLRYLELERNGAGLRVTRQEFVPVPAGGVVKESLQKVGMMERAFEDLKSQVGKFTSPIILGVPSRDVTLRLVEYPRMPLGDIRDALSLEFEKYFPYPWAESAADITEVEVPARDASAKSTVLVATCKLDYMRDLLRTAERAGIPIAAVEPMNVAFFRASIGPRARDDAYFVVGVEPEVTHIILGYRDNGILYRSTLIDLVQPERRNSETDLMPILKDVQNTMIFAGNQYRGIEIHNLILGGSIGNNPKLKSFLEAGVSVNVSISDVWSTWGTTSPLGSVPGYDSAFGLALRNLL